The Manis javanica isolate MJ-LG chromosome 6, MJ_LKY, whole genome shotgun sequence genome contains a region encoding:
- the SLC25A40 gene encoding mitochondrial glutathione transporter SLC25A40 isoform X1, giving the protein MQLAPEAGLAGHQGPPCLLGLPVSPAPQLSPSDFLLLMLQTIKYWNIELRKRLKPVTPLDVVKIRLQAQNNPFPKGKCFVYSNGLMDHLCVCEEESNKAWYRKPGCFQGTLDAILKIIRNEGIKSLWSGLPPTLVMAVPATVIYFTCYDQLTALLRSKLGENESYIPVIAGIVARFVAVTVISPLELIRTKMQYKKFSYEELHRFLSKKVSEDGWISLWRGWAPTVLRDVPFSAMYWYNYEVLKKWLCAKSGLYEPTFMVSFTSGALSGSFAAVATLPFDVVKTQKQTQLWIYENQKISVPLHMSTWTIMKNIVAKNGFPGLFSGFIPRLIKIAPACAIMISTYEFGKAFFQKQNAQRQEH; this is encoded by the exons ATTTTCTGCTACTGATGttacaaacaataaaatattggAACATAGAATTGAGAAAAAGACTTAAACCAG TGACACCCCTTGATGTTGTTAAAATTCGACTCCAAGCTCAAAACAACCCATTCCCTAAAG GAAAATGTTTTGTTTATAGTAATGGACTTATGGATCACCTGTGTGTCTGTGAAGAGGAAAGCAACAAAGCATGGTATAGGAAGCCTGGATGTTTCCAGGGTACATTG GATGCCATTTTGAAAATCATTCGAAATGAGGGCATTAAATCCCTGTGGAGTGGCCTTCCCCCTACCTT AGTGATGGCAGTTCCTGCCACAGTTATTTATTTTACCTGCTATGATCAATTAACTGCTCTTCTGAGATCTAAGTTGGGAGAAAATGAAAGCTACATACCAGTTATTGCTGGAATTGTAGCCAGAT TTGTTGCAGTAACTGTGATAAGTCCTTTAGAATTGATTAGAACCAAGATGCAGTATAAGAAGTTTTCTTACGAAGAACTGCATCGATTTCTCAGCAAGAAAGTATCTGAAGATGGTTGGATTTCCCTTTGGAGAGGCTGGGCTCCTACTGTCCTTAGAGATGTACCATTCTCAG CAATGTACTGGTATAACTATGAAGTTTTAAAGAAGTGGTTGTGTGCAAAATCTGGTTTATATGAACCAACATTTATGGTCAGCTTTACTTCAGGGGCATTGTCTGGTTCT TTTGCAGCTGTTGCAACTTTGCCATTTGATGTTGTAAAAACACAAAAGCAGACACAACTTTGGATATATGAAAATCAAAAAa ttTCTGTGCCTTTGCATATGTCAACCTGGACTATAATGAAGAACATTGTTGCTAAGAATGGATTTCCTGGGTTATTTTCAG GCTTCATACCCCGTTTAATTAAAATTGCTCCTGCTTGTGCCATTATGATCAGCACATATGAGTTTGGAAAGGcttttttccaaaaacaaaatgCTCAAAGACAGGAACACTAG
- the SLC25A40 gene encoding mitochondrial glutathione transporter SLC25A40 isoform X3, with protein MLQTIKYWNIELRKRLKPVTPLDVVKIRLQAQNNPFPKGKCFVYSNGLMDHLCVCEEESNKAWYRKPGCFQGTLDAILKIIRNEGIKSLWSGLPPTLVMAVPATVIYFTCYDQLTALLRSKLGENESYIPVIAGIVARFVAVTVISPLELIRTKMQYKKFSYEELHRFLSKKVSEDGWISLWRGWAPTVLRDVPFSAMYWYNYEVLKKWLCAKSGLYEPTFMVSFTSGALSGSFAAVATLPFDVVKTQKQTQLWIYENQKISVPLHMSTWTIMKNIVAKNGFPGLFSGFIPRLIKIAPACAIMISTYEFGKAFFQKQNAQRQEH; from the exons ATGttacaaacaataaaatattggAACATAGAATTGAGAAAAAGACTTAAACCAG TGACACCCCTTGATGTTGTTAAAATTCGACTCCAAGCTCAAAACAACCCATTCCCTAAAG GAAAATGTTTTGTTTATAGTAATGGACTTATGGATCACCTGTGTGTCTGTGAAGAGGAAAGCAACAAAGCATGGTATAGGAAGCCTGGATGTTTCCAGGGTACATTG GATGCCATTTTGAAAATCATTCGAAATGAGGGCATTAAATCCCTGTGGAGTGGCCTTCCCCCTACCTT AGTGATGGCAGTTCCTGCCACAGTTATTTATTTTACCTGCTATGATCAATTAACTGCTCTTCTGAGATCTAAGTTGGGAGAAAATGAAAGCTACATACCAGTTATTGCTGGAATTGTAGCCAGAT TTGTTGCAGTAACTGTGATAAGTCCTTTAGAATTGATTAGAACCAAGATGCAGTATAAGAAGTTTTCTTACGAAGAACTGCATCGATTTCTCAGCAAGAAAGTATCTGAAGATGGTTGGATTTCCCTTTGGAGAGGCTGGGCTCCTACTGTCCTTAGAGATGTACCATTCTCAG CAATGTACTGGTATAACTATGAAGTTTTAAAGAAGTGGTTGTGTGCAAAATCTGGTTTATATGAACCAACATTTATGGTCAGCTTTACTTCAGGGGCATTGTCTGGTTCT TTTGCAGCTGTTGCAACTTTGCCATTTGATGTTGTAAAAACACAAAAGCAGACACAACTTTGGATATATGAAAATCAAAAAa ttTCTGTGCCTTTGCATATGTCAACCTGGACTATAATGAAGAACATTGTTGCTAAGAATGGATTTCCTGGGTTATTTTCAG GCTTCATACCCCGTTTAATTAAAATTGCTCCTGCTTGTGCCATTATGATCAGCACATATGAGTTTGGAAAGGcttttttccaaaaacaaaatgCTCAAAGACAGGAACACTAG
- the SLC25A40 gene encoding mitochondrial glutathione transporter SLC25A40 isoform X2 gives MDPEAEGPQIIKVTPLQQMVASCTGAILTSLMVTPLDVVKIRLQAQNNPFPKGKCFVYSNGLMDHLCVCEEESNKAWYRKPGCFQGTLDAILKIIRNEGIKSLWSGLPPTLVMAVPATVIYFTCYDQLTALLRSKLGENESYIPVIAGIVARFVAVTVISPLELIRTKMQYKKFSYEELHRFLSKKVSEDGWISLWRGWAPTVLRDVPFSAMYWYNYEVLKKWLCAKSGLYEPTFMVSFTSGALSGSFAAVATLPFDVVKTQKQTQLWIYENQKISVPLHMSTWTIMKNIVAKNGFPGLFSGFIPRLIKIAPACAIMISTYEFGKAFFQKQNAQRQEH, from the exons ATGGATCCTGAAGCAGAGGGACCACAAATTATCAAAGTGAcacctcttcaacaaatggttgcCTCTTGTACTGGAGCTATACTGACATCACTAATGG TGACACCCCTTGATGTTGTTAAAATTCGACTCCAAGCTCAAAACAACCCATTCCCTAAAG GAAAATGTTTTGTTTATAGTAATGGACTTATGGATCACCTGTGTGTCTGTGAAGAGGAAAGCAACAAAGCATGGTATAGGAAGCCTGGATGTTTCCAGGGTACATTG GATGCCATTTTGAAAATCATTCGAAATGAGGGCATTAAATCCCTGTGGAGTGGCCTTCCCCCTACCTT AGTGATGGCAGTTCCTGCCACAGTTATTTATTTTACCTGCTATGATCAATTAACTGCTCTTCTGAGATCTAAGTTGGGAGAAAATGAAAGCTACATACCAGTTATTGCTGGAATTGTAGCCAGAT TTGTTGCAGTAACTGTGATAAGTCCTTTAGAATTGATTAGAACCAAGATGCAGTATAAGAAGTTTTCTTACGAAGAACTGCATCGATTTCTCAGCAAGAAAGTATCTGAAGATGGTTGGATTTCCCTTTGGAGAGGCTGGGCTCCTACTGTCCTTAGAGATGTACCATTCTCAG CAATGTACTGGTATAACTATGAAGTTTTAAAGAAGTGGTTGTGTGCAAAATCTGGTTTATATGAACCAACATTTATGGTCAGCTTTACTTCAGGGGCATTGTCTGGTTCT TTTGCAGCTGTTGCAACTTTGCCATTTGATGTTGTAAAAACACAAAAGCAGACACAACTTTGGATATATGAAAATCAAAAAa ttTCTGTGCCTTTGCATATGTCAACCTGGACTATAATGAAGAACATTGTTGCTAAGAATGGATTTCCTGGGTTATTTTCAG GCTTCATACCCCGTTTAATTAAAATTGCTCCTGCTTGTGCCATTATGATCAGCACATATGAGTTTGGAAAGGcttttttccaaaaacaaaatgCTCAAAGACAGGAACACTAG
- the SLC25A40 gene encoding mitochondrial glutathione transporter SLC25A40 isoform X4, with amino-acid sequence MDPEAEGPQIIKVTPLQQMVASCTGAILTSLMGKCFVYSNGLMDHLCVCEEESNKAWYRKPGCFQGTLDAILKIIRNEGIKSLWSGLPPTLVMAVPATVIYFTCYDQLTALLRSKLGENESYIPVIAGIVARFVAVTVISPLELIRTKMQYKKFSYEELHRFLSKKVSEDGWISLWRGWAPTVLRDVPFSAMYWYNYEVLKKWLCAKSGLYEPTFMVSFTSGALSGSFAAVATLPFDVVKTQKQTQLWIYENQKISVPLHMSTWTIMKNIVAKNGFPGLFSGFIPRLIKIAPACAIMISTYEFGKAFFQKQNAQRQEH; translated from the exons ATGGATCCTGAAGCAGAGGGACCACAAATTATCAAAGTGAcacctcttcaacaaatggttgcCTCTTGTACTGGAGCTATACTGACATCACTAATGG GAAAATGTTTTGTTTATAGTAATGGACTTATGGATCACCTGTGTGTCTGTGAAGAGGAAAGCAACAAAGCATGGTATAGGAAGCCTGGATGTTTCCAGGGTACATTG GATGCCATTTTGAAAATCATTCGAAATGAGGGCATTAAATCCCTGTGGAGTGGCCTTCCCCCTACCTT AGTGATGGCAGTTCCTGCCACAGTTATTTATTTTACCTGCTATGATCAATTAACTGCTCTTCTGAGATCTAAGTTGGGAGAAAATGAAAGCTACATACCAGTTATTGCTGGAATTGTAGCCAGAT TTGTTGCAGTAACTGTGATAAGTCCTTTAGAATTGATTAGAACCAAGATGCAGTATAAGAAGTTTTCTTACGAAGAACTGCATCGATTTCTCAGCAAGAAAGTATCTGAAGATGGTTGGATTTCCCTTTGGAGAGGCTGGGCTCCTACTGTCCTTAGAGATGTACCATTCTCAG CAATGTACTGGTATAACTATGAAGTTTTAAAGAAGTGGTTGTGTGCAAAATCTGGTTTATATGAACCAACATTTATGGTCAGCTTTACTTCAGGGGCATTGTCTGGTTCT TTTGCAGCTGTTGCAACTTTGCCATTTGATGTTGTAAAAACACAAAAGCAGACACAACTTTGGATATATGAAAATCAAAAAa ttTCTGTGCCTTTGCATATGTCAACCTGGACTATAATGAAGAACATTGTTGCTAAGAATGGATTTCCTGGGTTATTTTCAG GCTTCATACCCCGTTTAATTAAAATTGCTCCTGCTTGTGCCATTATGATCAGCACATATGAGTTTGGAAAGGcttttttccaaaaacaaaatgCTCAAAGACAGGAACACTAG